gcctaggatacatgaaaacctgtctcaaaaaaaaaatttttttgtttattttttatttatttgagagtgacaaagagagaaagtggcggcagagagagagagaatgagcacgccagggcttctagccactgcaaaagaagtccaggtacgtgtgcccccttgtgcatatggctaatgtgagtcctggggagcagagccttgaacctgggtccttgggcttcacaggcaagcgcctaacagctaagccatctctccagcctcctcgccccacattttttaaaaatgtattttggagGTCTTTATCTTATTATACAGAATACTTGTTCTTTTGTGGTTTTGTTACATTACATAGTATTCCATCACATAGTACTAtgatccctccctcctttctttcttttctcttctcttttctttctgaggtagcgtctcactctagcccaggctagtctggaattcactctgtagtcccaggtttgccttgaactcacagcgatccacctatctcttgctcccaagtgctgggattaaaggcctgcatcagGACACTCAACCATGATTTCTtttcccagccctttttttatagACTTTTCTTACcgtttatttattttccctctctttccactGAGTACAATATTTTCAGTGCAGGATTTACTGGGATAACCATCCCCATCGCAAATCAACCACCATCTGTATTTCCACAATGTAGATAGGATATAACCTGAATAGTACTTGCACATAGTAGGCGCTCCATAAAGGATTGCTGGATGAATAAATTAGCAAGTCTTACTTCAGGAGTGAAACACCGGGGTATATCGCAAAGCTCAAAGGACACTCCTTGGAACCCTTTTTTGGGGTGCTAGGCGAAGTTGTTTCAAGTGACTCTCGCAGTTGGCAGGTTCTCTAGGCCCTCCCAGTGCACGCCCCACCCTCCCGCCGCGGATGGCCGGCCCAGCCCGCGCTCGGGCTTCGGTTTCCGAGCCGGTCTCCTGAGGCCGACGCACAACATGGCGGCGCCGGCGGCCAGCTGGAGTCCGCAGACTGACCCTGGTCCTTGAGTTCCACTGCGGGCCTGGGGACTAAAGACAGGCTTCCCCCAGGTGACAGGTGTCGGGGCGGCGTCGCCGGGCCTTGTGGGATGTGTATCCCGCTCGCTGCGGTCTTTCGTTTTcaccacctcctcagccctgctCCTGGGCGGAACCAAAGAAAGGTCAGGCCCGCCTGTGCCCCCACCCACCGCCGCTATTCGCCCTGGGGCGGTCACTGTGAGTGGTTCACTTTTAAAGTTAACTTTATAGCCACGTGCATCTTCCATGGCTGCCTTGTTGGCTCCGGGGGAGAATATAAATATCCAGGCGGGAGAAACGGTCAAAGCTGGGGACAGGGACCCGCTGAGGAAAGACTGGCCAGAGCAGGAGGACAGTCCCCTGCCGCGCTCCTGGAGAAAGAAATGTGCCTCTTACGTGTTGGCTCTGAGACCCTGGAGCTTCAGTGCCTCACTCACCCCCGTGGCCCTGGGCAGCGCCCTGGCATACAGATCCCAGGGCGTCCTGGATCCTAGACTGTTGGTAGGTTGTGCCGTGACTGTCCTGGCAGTGCATGGAGCAGGCAATTTAGTCAACACTTATTATGACTTTTCCAAGGGCATTGACCACAAAAAGAGTGATGACAGGACGCTGGTGGACCGAATCTTGGAGCCCCAGGATGTGGTTCGGTTTGGAGTCTTCCTCTACACCTTGGGCTGTGTCTGTGCTGCTTGCCTCTACTACCTTTCCACGCTGAAACTGGAACACTTGGCTCTCATCTACTTTGGAGGCCTGTCTGGTTCCTTTCTCTACACAGGAGGTAAGAACTGGCCTGAACTGGAAACTGCCACTTTACCTAGAAATTGTAGACATGAAAAGTTCTTTGTTAAAGTAGGCTATTTTGCCTGAACTCTACTAGGTCATGGATATTTTGAAAACAGTAAACAGTAAGTTgtaggctggggagagggctcattggtttaaggcactttcttgtaaagtCAGGCTgactgggttcaactccctaacACATGGAAATCCAGACAAAAGGtggatctggtgttcatttgtagcagcaagacacCTACACCCacattggagagatgactcagtggttaaaggcatttgcttgcaaagcttgatggcctgggttcagttccccagtaccgttataaaacctgatgcacaaagtgactcatgcatctggagttcatttgcagtggcaagaggccctggcatgcccattctctctgtttgcaaataaataaatatatgtatataaataaatacatatgtatgtgtatatatataaatatatgtgtgtgtatatatacatatatattttatacacacacacacacacacacacacacacataccccatacatacatacaataaaacATGCCCAGTAAGTTGTGAAGATCCTTACTTGGCATTACTCAAATATAGGCATGAGCATTtttctgtagccactgcaaatgaactccagatgcacctgccactttctgcatctggctttatgtggtactggagaatcgaacccaggttattaggctctgcaggcaagtaccttaactgctaagccatttctctagcccctaagtttggacatttaaaaaaatcttaattccCTTTGTTTGATCATACCTTAAATACCAGTTTTAAACTATGGTG
The genomic region above belongs to Jaculus jaculus isolate mJacJac1 chromosome 5, mJacJac1.mat.Y.cur, whole genome shotgun sequence and contains:
- the Ubiad1 gene encoding ubiA prenyltransferase domain-containing protein 1; the protein is MAALLAPGENINIQAGETVKAGDRDPLRKDWPEQEDSPLPRSWRKKCASYVLALRPWSFSASLTPVALGSALAYRSQGVLDPRLLVGCAVTVLAVHGAGNLVNTYYDFSKGIDHKKSDDRTLVDRILEPQDVVRFGVFLYTLGCVCAACLYYLSTLKLEHLALIYFGGLSGSFLYTGGIGFKYVALGDLVILITFGPLAVMFAYAVQVGSLAIFPLLYAIPLALSTEAILHSNNTRDMESDREAGIVTLAILIGPTFSYVLYNTLLFLPYLIFSILATHCSISLSLPMLTIPMAFSLERQFRSQAFNKLPQRTAKLNLLLGLFYVFGIILAPAGSLPRL